The Xenopus tropicalis strain Nigerian chromosome 7, UCB_Xtro_10.0, whole genome shotgun sequence genome includes a region encoding these proteins:
- the gprin2 gene encoding G protein-regulated inducer of neurite outgrowth 2 isoform X2, with translation MEGSHHRLSVYSYQESLNSICNGKLKKDCHSLSKSVSTLSDGQGAEQKKHNVHKNHNRLFCQFTSDNNFLNSQSDKWSTMQVTVPDLYFVEGHSSHLSIDHPGDKSQPQNHYISAASSLNPREPDRNSFSKSDMLENISLLGISKMSMSKAQSFDRFDTQEVGIQKSYSDSFYNNKVPISSSPMIHNKNNATYFTLYSSTGISDAARDSGIVGSLSNIQNNLTEMMRSVRDQNISLYHLGSSNIKQNISLNSVPGTYQHRALEPMTSTNGFLNNSLICSQPHYNNPGLKSCDNICNIKHLQLYSSCKCHCCIAHKQVLKEDDTVAAFCHSLPIPSVQYSPGRLGSLGESVPSHTHPEFCSLPPPTSNFVFPKLVSSVSESGLDAKNLMRCGKLLFPQSIMSIGEMQLNRPDSNELLTKLSETSSINQQTTYLSKEMKDTWTMTSENQLSGEYRHPRHCKDAEVQTIVIMENKSVCTTPFLPNASHTHLFPEVGLALQCPRSPVREVRWDDEGMTWEVYGASMDPEVLGLAIQKHLDIQIEQHIQPSEESRDTKINPSTKEKRRSFRNLMHSLRQSSCCLCTNSTAE, from the coding sequence ATGGAAGGCAGCCACCACAGACTTTCTGTTTATTCTTACCAGGAGAGTTTAAATTCGATATGCAATGGGAAGCTTAAAAAGGACTGCCATTCTCTGTCAAAGAGTGTCTCTACTCTGTCTGATGGCCAAGGAGCTGAACAGAAGAAGCACAATGTTCATAAAAACCATAACAGGTTGTTTTGCCAATTTACAAGTGACAACAATTTTCTAAATTCACAGAGTGACAAGTGGTCAACTATGCAAGTCACAGTTCCTGATTTATATTTTGTTGAAGGCCACAGCAGTCATCTTTCCATAGATCATCCAGGGGACAAAAGTCAGCCACAAAATCATTATATATCTGCTGCCTCTTCCCTAAATCCAAGAGAACCAGACAGAAACAGCTTTTCTAAAAGTGATATGCTAGAAAATATCTCTTTGTTGGGTATTTCAAAAATGTCTATGTCCAAAGCTCAGAGTTTTGACAGGTTTGATACACAGGAGGTAGGCATCCAAAAGAGTTATTCAGATTCCTTCTACAACAATAAAGTACCAATATCAAGCTCTCCTATGATACACAATAAAAACAATGCCACATACTTCACGCTTTATTCTTCTACTGGTATTTCTGATGCAGCCCGTGATTCTGGAATAGTTGGTTCTTTGTCAAATATTCAAAACAACCTCACCGAAATGATGCGTTCAGTGAGAGATCAAAATATTTCCCTATACCATTTGGGGAGCAGTAATATTAAGCAAAATATATCACTAAATTCTGTGCCTGGAACATATCAACATAGAGCTTTGGAACCAATGACTTCGACGAATGGTTTTTTAAACAATTCACTAATCTGTAGCCAACCACATTATAATAATCCAGGCCTAAAATCTTGTGATAATATCTGTAACATTAAACATTTACAACTTTACAGTAGCTGCAAATGTCATTGTTGCATAGCTCATAAACAAGTTCTGAAGGAGGATGACACTGttgctgcattttgccattctctGCCCATACCATCTGTGCAGTATTCCCCTGGGCGATTAGGCTCACTTGGAGAATCAGTGCCAAGTCACACTCATCCAGAATTTTGTTCTCTGCCACCACCCACTAGTAACTTTGTTTTTCCTAAACTAGTGTCATCGGTCAGTGAATCAGGACTGGATGCTAAAAATCTAATGAGGTGTGGCAAGCTGCTTTTTCCACAGTCAATAATGTCTATAGGGGAAATGCAGTTAAATAGGCCAGACAGTAATGAACTGTTGACTAAATTATCTGAAACATCATCAATTAACCAGCAaaccacatacttaagtaaagaGATGAAAGACACTTGGACTATGACTTCTGAAAACCAATTGTCTGGGGAATACAGGCATCCACGTCATTGTAAAGACGCAGAGGTACAAACTATTGTGATAATGGAAAACAAATCTGTCTGTACTACTCCATTTCTTCCAAATGCAAGTCACACACATTTATTTCCTGAAGTAGGTTTAGCACTGCAGTGTCCCCGGTCCCCAGTAAGAGAAGTCCGTTGGGATGATGAGGGAATGACATGGGAGGTATATGGAGCTTCAATGGATCCTGAGGTTTTGGGGTTGGCCATACAAAAACATCTGGATATCCAAATAGAACAGCACATACAGCCTTCTGAGGAGTCCAGGGACACAAAAATAAATCCATCAACTAAAGAGAAGAGGAGATCATTTAGAAATTTGATGCATTCCTTAAGACAATCCAGCTGTTGCTTGTGTACCAACTCTACAGCAGAATAA
- the gprin2 gene encoding G protein-regulated inducer of neurite outgrowth 2 isoform X1: protein MKPSLYSLLQRYLLLVNKCKHLGSRCWKHISAMEGSHHRLSVYSYQESLNSICNGKLKKDCHSLSKSVSTLSDGQGAEQKKHNVHKNHNRLFCQFTSDNNFLNSQSDKWSTMQVTVPDLYFVEGHSSHLSIDHPGDKSQPQNHYISAASSLNPREPDRNSFSKSDMLENISLLGISKMSMSKAQSFDRFDTQEVGIQKSYSDSFYNNKVPISSSPMIHNKNNATYFTLYSSTGISDAARDSGIVGSLSNIQNNLTEMMRSVRDQNISLYHLGSSNIKQNISLNSVPGTYQHRALEPMTSTNGFLNNSLICSQPHYNNPGLKSCDNICNIKHLQLYSSCKCHCCIAHKQVLKEDDTVAAFCHSLPIPSVQYSPGRLGSLGESVPSHTHPEFCSLPPPTSNFVFPKLVSSVSESGLDAKNLMRCGKLLFPQSIMSIGEMQLNRPDSNELLTKLSETSSINQQTTYLSKEMKDTWTMTSENQLSGEYRHPRHCKDAEVQTIVIMENKSVCTTPFLPNASHTHLFPEVGLALQCPRSPVREVRWDDEGMTWEVYGASMDPEVLGLAIQKHLDIQIEQHIQPSEESRDTKINPSTKEKRRSFRNLMHSLRQSSCCLCTNSTAE, encoded by the exons ATGAAACCAAGTTTATATAGTCTCCTGCAAAGATATCTGCTGCTGGTAAACAAGTGTAAGCATCTGGGTTCTAG GTGCTGGAAACACATCTCTGCTATGGAAGGCAGCCACCACAGACTTTCTGTTTATTCTTACCAGGAGAGTTTAAATTCGATATGCAATGGGAAGCTTAAAAAGGACTGCCATTCTCTGTCAAAGAGTGTCTCTACTCTGTCTGATGGCCAAGGAGCTGAACAGAAGAAGCACAATGTTCATAAAAACCATAACAGGTTGTTTTGCCAATTTACAAGTGACAACAATTTTCTAAATTCACAGAGTGACAAGTGGTCAACTATGCAAGTCACAGTTCCTGATTTATATTTTGTTGAAGGCCACAGCAGTCATCTTTCCATAGATCATCCAGGGGACAAAAGTCAGCCACAAAATCATTATATATCTGCTGCCTCTTCCCTAAATCCAAGAGAACCAGACAGAAACAGCTTTTCTAAAAGTGATATGCTAGAAAATATCTCTTTGTTGGGTATTTCAAAAATGTCTATGTCCAAAGCTCAGAGTTTTGACAGGTTTGATACACAGGAGGTAGGCATCCAAAAGAGTTATTCAGATTCCTTCTACAACAATAAAGTACCAATATCAAGCTCTCCTATGATACACAATAAAAACAATGCCACATACTTCACGCTTTATTCTTCTACTGGTATTTCTGATGCAGCCCGTGATTCTGGAATAGTTGGTTCTTTGTCAAATATTCAAAACAACCTCACCGAAATGATGCGTTCAGTGAGAGATCAAAATATTTCCCTATACCATTTGGGGAGCAGTAATATTAAGCAAAATATATCACTAAATTCTGTGCCTGGAACATATCAACATAGAGCTTTGGAACCAATGACTTCGACGAATGGTTTTTTAAACAATTCACTAATCTGTAGCCAACCACATTATAATAATCCAGGCCTAAAATCTTGTGATAATATCTGTAACATTAAACATTTACAACTTTACAGTAGCTGCAAATGTCATTGTTGCATAGCTCATAAACAAGTTCTGAAGGAGGATGACACTGttgctgcattttgccattctctGCCCATACCATCTGTGCAGTATTCCCCTGGGCGATTAGGCTCACTTGGAGAATCAGTGCCAAGTCACACTCATCCAGAATTTTGTTCTCTGCCACCACCCACTAGTAACTTTGTTTTTCCTAAACTAGTGTCATCGGTCAGTGAATCAGGACTGGATGCTAAAAATCTAATGAGGTGTGGCAAGCTGCTTTTTCCACAGTCAATAATGTCTATAGGGGAAATGCAGTTAAATAGGCCAGACAGTAATGAACTGTTGACTAAATTATCTGAAACATCATCAATTAACCAGCAaaccacatacttaagtaaagaGATGAAAGACACTTGGACTATGACTTCTGAAAACCAATTGTCTGGGGAATACAGGCATCCACGTCATTGTAAAGACGCAGAGGTACAAACTATTGTGATAATGGAAAACAAATCTGTCTGTACTACTCCATTTCTTCCAAATGCAAGTCACACACATTTATTTCCTGAAGTAGGTTTAGCACTGCAGTGTCCCCGGTCCCCAGTAAGAGAAGTCCGTTGGGATGATGAGGGAATGACATGGGAGGTATATGGAGCTTCAATGGATCCTGAGGTTTTGGGGTTGGCCATACAAAAACATCTGGATATCCAAATAGAACAGCACATACAGCCTTCTGAGGAGTCCAGGGACACAAAAATAAATCCATCAACTAAAGAGAAGAGGAGATCATTTAGAAATTTGATGCATTCCTTAAGACAATCCAGCTGTTGCTTGTGTACCAACTCTACAGCAGAATAA